The proteins below are encoded in one region of Segatella copri:
- a CDS encoding tetratricopeptide repeat protein — protein MRYLRYILVFALMVLGLAKVGAQNDRNFIRQGNRAYHKQKWAAAETQYRKAISKNQKNAQAVYNLGCALMMQQKDSMAMIQFENASKLETNKMRRARSYHNMGVVMQQHQQYAQAIGCYENALRCNPQDNATRYNLALCKKLLKNQKQNKQNDKNKNNKNKNKDKNKDKQNKDQNKDQNKDKNKNDKNKNNQNKNNQQNQNNQDKMSKDNAEQLLNAAIQQEKDTKRKMQKAMSQPRRKQYEKNW, from the coding sequence ATGAGATATTTAAGATATATATTGGTTTTTGCCCTAATGGTGCTGGGCTTGGCGAAGGTGGGAGCGCAGAACGACCGCAACTTCATCCGCCAGGGAAACCGCGCCTATCATAAACAGAAGTGGGCTGCAGCCGAAACGCAATATCGCAAGGCTATCTCCAAGAACCAGAAGAATGCGCAGGCTGTCTATAATCTGGGTTGCGCCCTGATGATGCAGCAGAAGGATTCGATGGCAATGATACAGTTTGAGAATGCTTCGAAACTGGAAACGAACAAGATGCGACGCGCCAGAAGTTACCACAACATGGGTGTGGTCATGCAGCAGCATCAGCAATATGCGCAGGCCATAGGATGTTATGAGAACGCCCTGCGCTGCAATCCGCAGGACAATGCAACCCGATATAATCTTGCCCTCTGCAAGAAACTGCTCAAAAACCAGAAGCAGAACAAGCAGAACGATAAGAACAAGAACAACAAGAATAAAAACAAGGACAAGAACAAAGACAAGCAGAATAAGGATCAGAACAAAGATCAGAATAAAGACAAGAACAAGAACGATAAAAATAAGAACAACCAGAACAAGAACAATCAGCAGAATCAGAACAATCAGGACAAGATGAGCAAAGATAATGCTGAACAACTCTTGAACGCTGCCATCCAGCAGGAGAAGGATACGAAGCGCAAGATGCAGAAAGCGATGAGTCAGCCTCGCAGAAAGCAATATGAGAAAAACTGGTAA
- a CDS encoding BatD family protein — MKHIGWFIIIWAMLLGFSLQLKAQHISVSAPTHVAAGENFRVAYTINTRDVEEFRLGGVGEGLEVIAGPYTSSQSSYQMINGHTSSSSSVTITYTLYAAKNGTFGIGASHAIVNGKKLSSHPVKITVSGHAARNNGAPSMHGQNDYNEPRMRTAGSRISGRDLFIKVTANKRRVHEQEPVLLTYKVYTQVDLTQLEGKMPDLKGFHNQEVPLPQQKTFHTETVNGRPYRCVTWSQYVMYPQMTGNLTIPAITFKGIVVQQNRNVDPMEAFFNGGSGYVEVKKDIIAPSVKIQVDPLPQRPANFSGGVGKFNITASIDKKEVKAGEPITIRVVVGGIGNLKLLKQPVITFPKDFDKYDAKVTDKTRLTANGVEGNMIYDFLAVPRNQGNYTIPAVEFTYYDTSANKYKTIKTQPFTLNVDKGDGTSDNETSDFSNKDKDIHALKLGKSKLHDIDDMFYGSFGYWTSLLVPLAAFFALLIVFRRRALENADLVKVRSNKANKIATKRLKKAHLLMLGGKQEEFYDEVLRALWGYVSYKLNMPAEKLSRENIQAMLEKHCVEERTIEKFTTALDECEFERYAPGDPAGNMNRTFESAMTAIMDIENAINATRKQRKKSATGYSFVLMIMVMLGCSVSAGAVTKNNADTEYQKGNYQQAIRDYEEILNNYGVSAEVYYNLGNAYYRTDNITKAVLNYERAHLLSPGDEDISFNLQFARSKTIDKITPESEMFFVTWWKALVNFTSVDCWAKTGIIAIIMALVLVLVYLFGSHIVLRKIGFFGGIFFVAVFLLSNLFAYQQRQMLINRTGAIIIAPSVNVKKTPAKTSVDLFLLHEGTRVDITDKAMKGWREIKVGDGREGWIETKAIEEI, encoded by the coding sequence ATGAAACATATAGGTTGGTTTATTATTATATGGGCAATGCTTCTGGGCTTCAGTTTGCAGCTGAAAGCCCAGCATATCAGTGTGTCGGCACCAACACACGTGGCGGCGGGAGAAAACTTCCGTGTGGCCTATACCATCAATACACGTGATGTAGAGGAATTCCGCCTGGGCGGAGTAGGAGAAGGACTTGAGGTAATTGCAGGTCCTTACACCTCATCGCAGTCCAGTTATCAGATGATCAATGGCCATACTTCCTCTTCATCGTCGGTAACCATTACCTATACGCTCTACGCAGCTAAGAACGGAACCTTTGGCATTGGTGCCTCTCATGCCATCGTAAATGGTAAGAAACTCTCTTCCCATCCGGTTAAGATTACGGTTTCTGGCCATGCTGCACGCAACAACGGCGCTCCTTCCATGCACGGACAGAATGATTATAATGAACCACGTATGCGAACTGCCGGATCAAGAATATCAGGCCGCGACCTCTTCATCAAGGTTACAGCCAACAAGCGACGTGTTCACGAACAGGAACCGGTGCTCCTTACTTATAAGGTTTATACGCAGGTAGACCTTACCCAGTTGGAAGGCAAGATGCCTGACCTGAAGGGATTCCACAACCAGGAAGTTCCGCTGCCTCAGCAGAAGACTTTCCATACTGAAACCGTAAACGGCCGACCTTACCGATGTGTTACATGGAGCCAGTATGTCATGTATCCGCAGATGACGGGAAACCTTACCATTCCAGCCATTACCTTCAAGGGAATCGTAGTTCAGCAGAACAGAAACGTTGACCCGATGGAAGCTTTCTTCAATGGCGGCTCCGGCTATGTTGAAGTAAAGAAAGATATTATAGCTCCTAGTGTGAAAATTCAGGTTGATCCATTGCCTCAGCGCCCTGCCAACTTCTCGGGCGGTGTAGGTAAATTCAATATTACTGCTTCCATCGACAAGAAGGAAGTAAAGGCTGGTGAACCTATCACCATTCGTGTAGTGGTAGGAGGAATCGGAAACCTGAAGTTGCTCAAGCAGCCTGTCATTACCTTCCCTAAGGATTTTGACAAGTACGATGCGAAGGTGACAGACAAGACCCGCCTTACAGCCAATGGCGTAGAAGGCAATATGATTTATGACTTCCTGGCTGTGCCTCGTAATCAGGGAAATTATACCATTCCTGCGGTAGAATTCACCTATTATGATACTTCGGCTAACAAGTATAAGACAATCAAGACCCAGCCGTTCACGCTGAATGTAGATAAGGGCGATGGAACTTCAGACAATGAAACATCAGATTTCAGCAACAAGGATAAGGACATTCATGCGCTGAAACTGGGCAAGTCTAAGCTCCATGATATTGACGATATGTTCTACGGAAGCTTCGGCTACTGGACCAGTCTGCTGGTTCCATTGGCAGCCTTCTTTGCCCTGCTCATTGTTTTCCGCCGCCGTGCCCTCGAGAATGCCGACCTTGTAAAGGTCCGTTCCAACAAGGCAAACAAGATAGCAACCAAGCGCCTGAAGAAGGCTCATCTGCTGATGCTCGGTGGCAAGCAGGAAGAATTCTACGATGAAGTGCTCCGTGCTTTGTGGGGCTATGTAAGCTACAAGCTCAACATGCCAGCCGAAAAGCTCTCACGTGAAAACATTCAGGCTATGCTCGAAAAACATTGTGTAGAGGAGAGAACTATCGAGAAGTTTACAACTGCGCTCGATGAATGTGAGTTTGAACGCTATGCGCCGGGCGACCCTGCCGGCAATATGAACCGTACATTCGAATCAGCAATGACTGCTATTATGGATATAGAAAATGCTATCAATGCAACGCGTAAGCAGCGCAAGAAGAGTGCAACCGGATATTCGTTCGTCTTGATGATCATGGTAATGTTGGGCTGCTCGGTTTCTGCAGGCGCTGTAACCAAGAACAATGCTGATACGGAATATCAGAAAGGTAACTATCAGCAGGCCATACGCGACTATGAGGAAATATTGAACAACTATGGTGTTTCAGCCGAAGTTTACTATAACTTGGGCAATGCCTATTACCGTACAGACAATATTACCAAGGCTGTGCTCAATTATGAGCGTGCCCATCTGCTCTCGCCAGGCGATGAAGACATCAGCTTCAACCTGCAGTTTGCACGTAGCAAGACCATCGATAAGATTACGCCGGAAAGCGAGATGTTCTTCGTGACCTGGTGGAAGGCGCTGGTTAACTTTACGAGTGTTGACTGTTGGGCTAAGACAGGCATCATAGCCATCATCATGGCGCTGGTTCTGGTCTTGGTTTATCTCTTCGGTTCGCATATCGTTTTGCGCAAGATTGGTTTCTTCGGTGGAATCTTCTTCGTGGCAGTCTTCCTGCTGAGCAATCTCTTTGCTTACCAGCAGCGGCAGATGCTTATCAACCGTACGGGAGCCATCATCATCGCTCCTTCTGTCAATGTGAAGAAGACTCCAGCCAAGACGAGCGTTGACCTCTTCCTGCTGCATGAAGGAACCCGCGTTGACATTACCGATAAGGCGATGAAAGGCTGGCGTGAAATCAAGGTAGGAGACGGCAGAGAAGGCTGGATTGAAACCAAGGCAATTGAGGAAATCTGA